TTTCGCCGACGACGGTCTCGCTCATGGCGCCCTTCTAGCCGGAAACGACGCGGCTTGACATGCAACTATTTAGTTGCCTATGGTCGATCCATGGACGAGGTGTTCAAGGCACTCGCCGACGCCACGCGACGCGAGCTCCTTGACCGGCTGCGCAGCGACAACGGCCAGACGCTCGGCGAACTGTGCGAGCGGCTGGCGATGTCGCGGCAGGCGGTGACCAAGCACCTCGCCATTCTTGAGAACGCCAACCTGGTGGCGACGGTACGCCGTGGCCGCGAGAAGCTGCACTACCTGAACCCGACGCCGATCGGCGAGATCTACGACCGCTGGATCGGCAAGTACGAACGCACGCGGATCGCGGCGCTGGCCGACCTGAAGCGCGCCCTCGAAGGAGAGTAACGACGATGGCTAAGCCCGAGCTTGTGTACGTCAACCATATCCGCGCTCCCGCCGAACGAGTCTGGCAGGCGATCACCGATCCGGCGTTCACCGAACGCTACTGGTACGGCACGAAGCTGCAGTCCGACTGGAAGATCGGCTCGCCGATCACCTTCGTGAAGCCGCAAGGCGAGGCCGACACGGGCAAGGTTCTGGTCGCCGACAAACCGCGCAAGCTGCAGTTTTCGTGGCACATCGCCTGGGGCGAGATGAGCAAGGAGCCGGATTCGCGCGTG
The sequence above is drawn from the Bauldia sp. genome and encodes:
- a CDS encoding metalloregulator ArsR/SmtB family transcription factor, whose translation is MDEVFKALADATRRELLDRLRSDNGQTLGELCERLAMSRQAVTKHLAILENANLVATVRRGREKLHYLNPTPIGEIYDRWIGKYERTRIAALADLKRALEGE
- a CDS encoding SRPBCC family protein; its protein translation is MAKPELVYVNHIRAPAERVWQAITDPAFTERYWYGTKLQSDWKIGSPITFVKPQGEADTGKVLVADKPRKLQFSWHIAWGEMSKEPDSRVTFTIEPDGDGVKLTLVHDEFIEGSQAYENLKNGWKGILAGLIKTAEA